The Tardibacter chloracetimidivorans region CGTGGTCGGTGGAAGTGGCCATGGCGGACGAAGCCGATATGGAAATGTCGCCAGCGCCGTTGCGGAAAATGGTCGCGCCGGGGTCGTTGCTGGCAAGGATCGTTCCCGAGCCGGACGTATCAACAACGATGACAAGGCGTGGCGATGTAAAGCCGCCCCGGTATTCAAGGGCCGACACCAGCTTGTCGGAACCGGAACCCCCAGCGACGACGTTGTTGTAGAACGCAACAGAGCCATCGGTCGGCAAGTTCACGCTTGTGGTGGCGGTGTCGTAAATGCAGAAGGACGAACCCGTTTTGGCAATCGTGCTGTTCTTGATTTCGACGCCAGCCGTCACCGATGAACTGTATCCGATCACCGCGTAGCAGGTGTTGTTGACGAAGTTGCAGCTCTCGAAAACGACCGGCGTCGTTGCGGTCTGGAGCAGGATGACAACCCCGCCTGCGGAGGTGGAAACCGTATTGCCTTCGAACCAGCAATTGACGAAGCGCAACTGCTGGATATTGTCGGTCTTGACCGCAATACCGCCCTGTTCCCAGTCGCAGCTATCGAACAGCCAGTTATCGCCCGCACTGAGATCAACGGCAGCGATTGTGTCCGTGCCGGTAAAGAACAGGCAGCACTCAACCCGGTTGAGGTTGGTGTAATTGGTGCTGACGGCGTGGGACCGAAGCCCGACCATCGTGTTATTGTCGGTGCCCGTCCCATAATAGCCGAACGAGCAATTCCTGAGCCGGGAGAAAATCAGGTCCGCGTTGATCCCGTAGGCCAGTTCATAATGGAAATGGCAGGACTCGATCTGCGGACGGATCAGGTAATCGTGCAGCGTCCCGGCCGTACTCGCCACTGCAATGCCGGTGCAATCATCGCCTGCGAAAGAAAGGTTCTTGATCTGGCAATCGAAGTTGTTGATGGGGTATTCAAGGATGGCCCCGGAGTGATTGCCCTTGAGGATGACGCCATTCTCGCTCTCACCGATCAGGACAGATTTGACCTGCGGGATAAGCTTGGCGCTCACCAGATAGGTGCCGTTGGGGAGGTAGACCGTCTTGTGTGCGTCAAGAGCCGCCTGGAGAACGGTTGTCACGTCCTCAAGAGCGGTCCCGGCCTCAACGTCCGCAATTTGCGCGGAAGTCAGGAAATCGAACGCGCTTGTGCCATCACGAAGCTTCGACTGGATCGAGCGTGAGACAGCACCAGTGCCGGACTGGAGGAACTGGAGCTTTGCCGTGATGGCTTGCAGGTCCGAAGTGTCGTCGCTTATCTCATCGGCAGTTACAAACGCGACTTGGCTCAACCATGTGGCTGGCTCGAAAGTCAGCGCAGTCGTCCCAATGACGATCGGATCAGCAGTTGTCAGTTGATAGAGGACGCTATCCGTCCCACCCAGGAACACTGAAACCAACGTTCCCTGAACAGCGTCGCGCGTCCCGTCGAAGTCCTTTGCGCGCGCCCATGTGCCCGTGCCCACAACCCAAATGCCATTATCGACATTGTTGGTCTGCGCGGTCGCGAGCACCCGGTCCCCAGCGACCACAGCTACGCCGTTGACGGTCTGCTCACCCGTCAGAGTGATGTTCGCGATGGCGACCGCTTGGCAGGGAGCCTTGATGGCAACTGACGTGGTCAGCCCCTCAAGGCGATCGGTATAGGTTGCTGGCATGAACGCGCCCCATTTTCGGGTTTCAATTCATCGTCGCGCGTTCGTTTGGCGGGTGTTCCCGCTCTCCTTTCCCTATAGCAGACAGTGCTGCGATACGGAAGGATTTAACATAATACTGACGCGCTTTTGCGTGGCCTGAAATCGCGCTATGCAGAGGCGATCAGGAGGGAATGATGTTCAGATTGTTGGCAGTAGTTGGTTTGCTATCGACCCCGGCATCGGCGGAGCGGCTTGATCTTATTTGCCTCGGCAACGGTTCCAAGGCGGTCTCATCTTCGTCGTCTTCATCGTCGAGCTACGGAGAAAGCGCCAGCTCATCGACAACGCGGACCCAGTTCAATGACCAGGTTAATGTTCAGATAATCGATGGCAGCGGATTGATCCGCATCCCGCGCCCGATGCTGCCGCAAATATACTCTGGAAGCTCTGATGGTTGGTGGGAGATACGGAATCTCGCGATCTCAACTGACGAAATCACTGGGAATGTATCGTTTAACTTCATGAACAAGCCGCGCGTTCGGATAGACCGAACAACCGGCCACATCTCAATCAATGGAACTGCTCACTTCTCCGGGGTGTGCGAAGCATACGACCCTGAAACAGCACCAAAGAAGTTCTAACGGTCTATCAGCCGTGTGACCCACGGCTCCACGCAAACCTGAACGCCCTTCAAGGCCATAACCGACACGAATGTCACAGCAAAAAGGCCCGCCGCGTCGTCCGCTGCGATCCCTTCATCGAAGGCTTGGGCAGCAACTCCTATAAAGCCTAGCCCGGCAGCGGTCGCTATGGTCTGCCCCCACCCTCTGGCAAGGGCGATGATGCTGTAGATCAGTGCAAGGCCGAGCAAAATCCCCGGAAGCGCCAGAACCACAATAAACCCCCAAGCGAAATTTCCGCCCAGATACCATGCGGTGGCGAATATCAGGGCCACGATGGCCAACCAGAACTGAACGCGGCTCAATCCGGCATTTCCTCTAGCGCGGTTTCCATGTCAGGCGCACGATCAGGCCCAACCTCTCCCGGCCGCCACCAGTATTCCTGCCCAGTCTCGCGAGCATATTTCTCCACACGGCTGAACGCCTCGTAATATTCTGGGTCTACCATCGCCTGCATCTGGTCAAGCATTGTACGCTCAAATGCAAGCCGCGCATACCACAGAGAGCCGCCCGGTGTGTACCGCTTGGCAAACTTCACCATATCGCGGCCAAGCCGCATGTCCTTGCCCTGATAGGTCTCCCATGCATTGCCGGCCGTCAAAGTAATCGCATCGCCGACAGCGCCAACCACAGGCCCGGCCATCGTTCCGCTAAGGCCACCGCCGAAGCGATTTTCCGTTGACGTGATGAAGTCCCCGAAAATGCCAAATCCGCCACCCTGCAACAACGCAGCACCCCAGAACTTCTGGTCATTCATGGGGCGTGGGTCACGGCCCTTGGCGATTTCCTTCAACTGCAAGGCCAGCGCCCCCATTAGGGTTGTTGTGATCGCCAGTCCGGCGGCATACTGCAACCGGCTAAATCCTTGCTGCTCCATCGTGCGGCGGCCGTGAGTTAGCAACATCGACACCCCGAACGACTTGAACAACAAGGCTGAGCGCGCAATCTCACCCATCCATGTGCCGGGCCGCTCAACGTTCATAACTGAGCGCGCCCGCACAGTAGCAGATGGTACGGCGAAATCCGTCTCGGTCAGAACCATTTCCAACAGCCGGTCACCAAGGCGCTGGTCTGCCACATCCTCCGGACGAAGGAACGACGCGCCACCATGCTTATATTGCTCGGTGGTCCGGATCACATCCCAATCTTCCGGGCTAATCCCGTAGCGCTGCAACGCACGACGGAACGCCGGGTCCAGCGCGTCCATGTTCTTCCCCGACTGGTCCGCAATGTGACCGAGGAACTCCATGCCAAACGCCCATCTGCCGGCCTGTGTCCACGCCGAAAGCCCGGATGCGCGCAGAATGCCATCGGCGAGACGCGAGGCAAGTTCAGGTCCGACGCTCTCCCCGATATAGCGGTTCTGCGAAGCCGCCATTTTCGACGCTTCCTCAGCGATAAGCCCCAGCCTGATCGCAACTTTCTGATCCGCCGTCATGGTCGGGCGAAGCAATTTCAGATAGCCGGTGATCGCTCCTGCCACCGGAAGCCCATTGAATCTGCGCGTTACGGCCTGGAATGCGGTATCGGTAGTCGCTGAAATCGCCGCCGATCCGAGCATGGCCGACGTGAGAACAGAGCGGATACCCGAAAAACGTCGCGCCATCTTCTGGCTTACAGGGGTTTGCGCTGCTCCCGAAACGGTGTCGAACATTGCTTGCAACTGACGAACAGACGAACTGGCGGCGTCTATATTATCTCCAGCCCCGAGAGCGGCATCCTTCTGAATAACGTCCTGAAGCCAGCGAACGGTAGCCTTGGGGCTTGGACCAAGTATCTCCATCATGGCAATGTCCCGGCTCATTCCCGAGATGTGGCCCATCATGGAATCAAATGGCGTCGCCGACCCAAACGATTCCTGATACGAAAGCCAGCTATCGGCATCCTTGAACACCAAGAAGCGTTCATCCGCCCGCTTGTTTGCGAGCTTCTTCCCGCCGACTGTCCCCGGCGCCCGATCCGCCCACCCCTCGGTTCGGATGGTTTCATAGACGTGGGTGAGCGCCTCTCTCAAGCCTTCGGCGGTGAAGGGCCTGCCTGTGATGTCGTCGATCATCCGTTCCGGATCGAGTCTGGGCAGGATGAAATCATACCATGACTGGAAGCCCGCCCTCCGAACCTTAAAGCTGTCATGGCTTTGGGGCATACCCCAGCCCTCAAGCTTGCCAATCGCGCCGCCAGCGGCATTGAACCGCGTGCGGAGCATCTCCGCCGTCTGACGCCAGGCGTCCGCAAGTTCCTTCGCCGCTAGATTGCCGGTGTCAGCTCCAAACAACTCCCGCACAATATCCGTCAGTCCGGCGGGGTCTCTAACCCTTCCGATCAATGTCCTGCGGTGCTTGGCAAGAACGCCTTCCATCATGGCATGGGCGCGACCGACAACAGCCTTCCTGCGGCCTTCCACATTGGAATACTGCGCGCGGCTGTCCTGGTCGATCATGGCGAGCGCGGCGGTGCCAACAGGGCCGTCAAAGCTTTTGATGTTCTCCAACGCCTGCTGCTGGGCAGAAATCTGGAGCAGCGCCTGTCGCTTGCGCGTCAATGCCTCCGCCTCAAGTCTGGTCAGAGTTTCCTCGCTCGCCTTGGCGGCGGCAGCGGCAGCCCCCATCTGGCGCGCATACTCACGCTCAAGGGAGTCGTATAGTTCCTCCATCTGCGCGGCTTGTTCCGGGGTGACTTCGCCCCGCTCAAGCATTTGCGGGATACAGACCTTGAGGCTCACAGGCAGCGCCTCGCCGCATCAATAGCGGCTTGCTCCGCCTCCGCCTCTCGAAGTACATCGTCCAACGTTTTCAAAGGCCCCTCCTCCCCGATCTGAAAGGCAAGGTTGCCGTCCCTGTCCGTAAACCCCAGCAGGTCGTGCTCAACGCTATCGGTCTGCGCACGCGCCTCCGGGGATGACACTTCGCTATAGCCAGACAGCGACTTTACTTCAGCATCGATGTTCGCGACTTCAGTCGTGTCGCGCTGAGTGATCGTTTGATCGGCCTTGGCTTCCGGCGCGCTTTCCGTTATTATCGGCTCGCCCTCGCGGACAGGGGAGCCTTCCTGTCCTACCTTGGCACCAAGTCCGTCGTCCGGTGCCAGCGGGGGCGTCATCTTTTCCAGCCTAGCCCCGGCCCTCTTGCCTTTCTCATAGGCGGTCAGGAGCCAAGTCTTTTGCTGGTTGTCCCAATCCAGACGAACAGCCGCCTCATGGGTTGGGCTTTCCAGCCGGATACGATTTGCGCTTTCGCTCTGTACGGTCATCCCGGCGATAATCTCGGGGAGATTTTCAACGACTTCCGGGTGGAACTTTGTCAGCTTTGCAAGGCCAAAGCCGTCGCTCTTGTTCGTCCCGGCTTCACCCCACACAAGATCGATCGGGCCGATTTCAGGATGCGAAAGCGCGGCAGGAACCTCGCCAATCTGATCCGTCTTCAGACGCTCTACCGCCGCAGTCCAGTTACCGGCCAAGTCGCTGTGGACTGGTCCGAAAGCAGACTCCTGCACCACTGGGATGCTGACGGGTTCTCCAGCGGATTCCGGAGTGACCGAAAACCCATCTGCGGTTTTGATGATGTCCGCTCGAATGGCCGGCTCCGCGTCGATACGGGCCTCCAGCGCCTCAAGCCTGTTTTCCCACCCCTTGGTGTATTTGGCATATTCCGGCTTGGCAGAAAGACGGGCGTATTCCTTACGACGGAGTTCAATCAAGCCTTCGACCGAACGCCCCGCCCTCTCCCATAGAATCTTGGCCTTGCCGACGCCGTGGTTGACCGCCGTGTCAAACAGCACCGTAGCCGACCGACCGTCGAGACGATCCAGACCAAGAGGCTGCCAATAGCGGTTCTTGTAGATTTGCAGCGCCTCGGCGCGCGTCAGGTTCTCAACGTCAACATCGGGGTTGGCATTCTTGGAAATGCCGTACCGAGTGACGCCGCCACTATCCACCACGCGGGTTTCGCCGCCCTCCAAATCGTCAATGACAAAGCTGGCGATGTCATCAAAATCAGGTGCGGCGGACGGGGTTTTGAAGTCCGGAACCGGGCGGTCCATTTCCAAAGCATTGATCGCAGTGGTCAGTCTCGCGCCATGCGCCGCATCTCCGGCAGGGGTCTGAACGAATGGGCTGGCTTCCTTGATGTCCAGCTCGCGCGTGACAACCTGCACCGCCGCCTTTTCGTCTGGCGTCAATCGGTCGGGGCCTATTGCTTCAACAAGACCGTCAACCGCTGCCCTGCCTTGCTTCGGTCTGGACAGGGCGATCGTCAGTCCCGCCTCGCCAGCACCCAGGAGGCCACCGAACGCCGCCGCAACCCCCATGTCCACAGCCACATCGCCTGCCCCGCGATCCTGCCCTCGCTCTTTCGCGTCTATCTGGGTCAAGGGTTCCAGCGCCAGCGTGACCCCGGCATTGATCGCCGCCTCACGCGCCGCAGTGCCAAGAATTTTTCCGGTTAACGTCGCGGCCTTAGTGACCCCACCCCCTATAGGCACATAGGACAATGGATCTGTCGAAGCCGTTCCCAGCGCGCCCAGCCAGTATGCGGCCTTGCCGCCGATGGTCGAACGCTCATAGACTGCCCCCGCCTCCTGTTCGTCCTTGTTGCGGCGGGCGTATGCGGTTTCCATCAAGGTCGTCTGGTCGTTGACGCCGGAAAACTCCGGCAGGAACCTTGGGTCATCCTGCCGCGCTTGCGCCACAAGCCCCCAGAACTGCCGATCGGCGTCCAGTGCCGCCTTGTGCTGCGGAAGAAGCTTTCCCCCGGTCCTGCTAAGTCTACCTGCTTCACGGGCGAGATAATGATCATATTGCGGGGCCTTCAGCCCCTTCGCCTTCAAGGCTGCATCGAAAGCGCCAAGCACGTCGCCTTCATAGCGGGCTTGATGCAGCCCCCAATCCGTACCGGCGTTACCCGCCTTCCATCCCGCCTTCAGGCTTTCCGTGCCGAACCCCACATCGGGCGGCGGCGAAGCCGGGGAAAACGGCACGTCAACGGGATCGAACGCCTCAAAGATACCCATTAGCGCAGTTTCCGCACATCGAGACGGAACGGCTGCCCATCTTCGCGGGCGATGAACCCGCGCCCATCAAACAGGCGATAGACGCCATCACCTTCCGCAACCAGGTCCATCTGCTTCAGTCTGGAGAGCGGGACAGGTGCACCGTTGCTCCACACCGGCTTGCCGCCTCCGGCAAGCGCAAACTTCGTTTCGTCGGCGCGGGCAATGGCCGTGTCCATCTCTGTCTGAGAGACGCCCGTGGGAAGGATGATCATCTCCCCCTTCCAACTGCCAAGTCCGCCGCGCATCGTTCCTGCTGAATCCTTGTAGCCACCCAATGCCGCGCTGATTGCTTGCGGCCAATCCTGCCCCTGCCAGCGCGCAGCGCCAATGCGCGAAAGCCTTGTCGCGTAGATGTTCTTCGCCGCGTCCAGAACGCCTGCCCGCATGTCAGGAGGCAACAGGCGCATCGCGGGAGTAGCGATTTCACCAGCAATGCGATCAGCCTCCTGCTTGTCCCAAAGGCCGGGGTTTGCCTTCAGAGCATCCTCGCCGATGATGATGTCCCGGGAGACATTCTTCGCAGCGCCCGTGCTTGGTAGAGTGGAAAGACCGGCTGCTATCCGGAACGCTCCGTCATCCGGGGCTATCTGTCGGGCAGCGGCAACGGCCCCCGTTGGCCCAAAGGCTTTGACCTGTTCAAGAACCTCCAGCTTGCCAGCCGCGCCACGATCCAGTTCAACCTTGAGTCCATCGGCTTCTTCGTCTGTGAGCGGCCGCACAGGCGCTCCGGTGCGTTTGGATACGGTTCTTGCAAGCCTCAGCCGCTCTCCAAGTGTCCTTGGGTCATCCCAGTTAAGCGGTGGGATTTCCACTCCCCATGCCCCGGCCGCCCATGACAGGGGGTCATCGTTCAACGCCGTCTGCGCGTTGTTCTTGAGCGTGATCAAATGGTCGCGGGCCACGATGTCAGAGAGTTCGGCGCTTCCACCCGACTGCGTGATCTTCGCGGACAGGGCGTTGATGTCGTCCTGTAGTTCGGATGGGGTGGAGGCCTTGTATTCCGTGGAGAGTTTGGTCTTCAGGCCGCTTACCCGAAGGCGGTAGGCGAGCGCGTCCTTGCTGTTTGCCTCGGCGACCTTGATCGCCCTGTCAATCTGGTCCTGCGGTACTGGCACCCCGTCCGATGTCAGGCGGGCGATTTCCTCGGCTTCGTCGATCTCTTCCTGGGCAATCAGCTTTTGCTCGGCGCGGCGGGCGCGCTCCTCCGCGCGAAGGCGCGTTGCGGCCTGATCGCGCAATACCTCACGTTGGTCGCGCGGAATGAAGTCGGTCCACGTCCCGGTCTTGTCGGTTTCCAACGAGCGGGTGAGCGTCTCGACCTGCTTGGCGTCCGGAAGCAGGGTCAACCGCCCCTTGGCATAGCTTTCAACGAACTGTTGGCGCTGGGAGACTTCTTCCTGCACCGAGATGTAACCGGCTTCCCGTGCTGCCGTGATGGCCTGGGTAGTGCTTTCCAGAAGCGCCGTCGCATCCGCTTCATTGGGTGACGCAAGCGCCGCCTCGCGGTTCGTCTGCATCGTCTCGGCAAGGCCCGCCCTGCCTGCGTCCTTTTTTTTGGTAAAGACATGGCTCTTGATCGTCGCCATGCCACGGGCTGCGTCGGTTTTTATGTCCTGCTCGTAGAGCGCCCGCGCTCTTGGGCTGCGGATCATCTGTGCGGTCGTTTGCCCGATCTTGTTCAGGCGCTCGGTGTACCGCTTTTCAAGCGTCTCGTGGTCCTGATCCTGCTCGACCTCGGAATCCAGAGCGATCTTTTCCGTCAGATACTGCGATCGGGCACGGGCCGCCTGAAGCTGGTCCTCCGCCTCCTGCATCTCAAACCCGGTATTGGCGACCGTCTGCCCCACATCGGACAGGGCATCGCCCACGGCCCCGGCATTGCGGACGGACACAACCCCACGCCGCGACTGCGGGACGGGACGTGCGCCGAGATCATCGACTGTAGGAAGTCTAGGCATCAAGCAAACGCTTTCGAAGCACCGGAGAGAATTGTAGAACCGGCTTTGAACAACCCGGCCCGCTTCACATTCTTCGCCTCTTTCCGCCGCGCTTGGGCTTCCGCCTCATATTGCCGGGCCTGTGTTTCGCCCTCGTACATCGCAGACAATGCCCGGTATTCCCCCTCGCCCTCGAGATCGGCCATCATGTTCACAACGGTAGGGTCAGACGCCCCGCCACCAGATGCAGCGGCCACCGCAAGCCCACGGGAAGACGCAAGCCTTGCCTGCCTGCGCTCCTCTCTGGCCGCCCTTTGCGATGACGCGCGGGTATCCCCGGCCTGATCGTCAAGCTGTCCAGCCTGGCGCTTCAGATCCTTCGCCTGTGCCCGTGAACTGAGGATCGTTCCCCCGGCGTCCAGAAGTGTGCCGCCGATTGCCGCCGCGCCTGCCAGTTGCGCCATCAGGCACCCCCATGTTCATAAACGGCGTCGCCATCGATTTCGCCGATATATTCAAAGCCGAGCCGCTCCAGCAATTTAGGCGCTGTCGGTTCGTTCGGATCAGCCACCGCACGAACAGGAACCCGGCTCTTGTTCACCACGGCTTCCACCTTCTTGATCAGTCTCAGAACGGCGGGCTTTTTCAGATGCGGCCGCAGTTCTTCTTCAAAGGCGGAGAACAGGCAGGCGATCGGGCGGTAAAGAGCTATTCCGATGATGCCCTTCGCTTCCCCGCCCAGTTCAACCACCCATGCGCGAAAGCTCGCCGTGTGTTCCGGGTACATCGCTTTTACGTCCGCCGCAGTGGCAGGGCGCGTTGTGATCATTCGCTATGCGCCGCCATGCCGACGACACATGCCAACAGGGTCACAGGCTTGGGAGCCGTCGCCTTCAGGCACAAGCGGCTGTCAGTATCCCACGAACCCGCGAAGCTGAACATTTCCTCATCATAGGCCGCACGCACGGCGGTCTGATCAACGTCGTCATAATCTTCGGTCAGCGGCAGATCGTCGAGATTGTCGAAGTCGGGGCCGTATTGCAGTCCCTGGGGGTGAATGTTCTTCGCGATGATGCCCAGCTTGTGGATGCGCTTCTTCATGGTCAGGGCCGAACCCGCATCAACAGCATAGGCCATTTTCGTCGATTTGAACGTCGCCTCATAGGGAAGCCCCGCAACCCATGACGTGAAGGTTTCGCCGATCGCCCCACTGGATACCGTGAAGGCCCCCTGATATTCGCCATCGGCCCAGACAACGACTTCCTCGCCCTCCAGATGATCCAGCCCGGTCACGGAACCAGAGCCGGTCAGGAAGCTATCGGCCTGCTTGTTCAGGGTTCCCCCAGCGCATTCGCTCTCCAGCGCCCATTTCTCGTGATAGCGCACCGTGGAACCGTTGATCGTCCGCTTCACCGTGTAATAGACCTGATCCTCTACCGTGCCCGGCAGGATGCAGATGTCCTCCACATCACCATCGGTTTCAAACGGCACCCAGCAATTGATTTCCTCGCCCTTGTCGAGAAGCTGGATCACCACCGACCCATCGGAACGAACATAATGCACCCGCGTCTCAGGCTGGCGCTGGACGGCAATGCGGATGATCGAAGGCTCCCCGGCTTCCGGGATATGCTTGGTCAGTTCCGTCGCCGCATAGTCATAGGTACTGGCGTCATAGCTCGATTCAAACACCCGGACGGACGAACGCTGAAGGAATACGCACGATGTATCGACCTTCACCGCATTGACCGAAGCGGCCGTACCCTGATCGGTGATTTCCTTCAGGTTGAAGTTCGAAGGCGTCAGCGGTTCATCAAGCGATGTTGAGCGCACCGACCACACCGAACCCTCTGCCCCCAGAAGCAATCTCTGGGCGGGAATGATCCAGTTGATATTATCCACAGGCCCGCGCCCGATCGACCGATTGAGCGGCCCTGAATCGCCTTCCGTCTCATCGTCGTAATTATCATAACTGTCGGAAACGGACCCCCATATCCGGTCGCGCCCAGCCCACCACATGCGGCCTTCATAGATCGCAACGGAAGTGGGATAACCTCGCCTTGCGGACCAATAGCTTTCGGACCAGTCAGTCGCGGCGGATGTTTTCCCGAAGGAATCCAGAACGGCGGCGCTGACTGTGGTGGAATTGGTGTATCCAGTGACGCGAGCGATGCCCGTCTGCGAGCCATTGGTATAGGAAAGCGTCGCTTCAGCCGTGCCGGATGTGTAGTTCCCGGACTTGATGCCGATCCGGTAATAGATGATCTGGTTGTCCAGCGTGTCATCATAGGCAACGGAGCCATTGGTCACATACGAACCAGAAGCACTATCAACCCACGTTGCATCGTCCGTCGAGTATTGCAGGGTGATGGTCGCGGACCATGTACCGGTGAGGGTTACGATGAAGCTGCGCGCGGCCCCTACCCCGATCACCCGGATAGAGGATGAATATTGATCAGCCCCGGTGAGGGATGCCGACTGGCTTTGTCCGCTCTGCGTCAGGCGATAGAGCGTGCCGACATTGCCCGATGTGAACAGAGCGGCCGATGCAGTAAGCGTTATATCCCCGGAAACAGCAGACGGGGTGATGGTAACAGGCCCGGTGTTCTGGATCATGAAAGGGCCGTTGTCGCTCTGATAGACGACAACAGACCAGCTATCGGATGCCCGGCGCTCGATGCGCCTTTGCTGATACCCGTCACAGGCAACGAACACCACATCGCCCGATTGGTCCCACCTGATCTTGTTGAGGTCGGCGGTCGCCCAGGGGGCTGTCAGTTCCATCACGCCCGAGGAGGCGACAGCCACGCTATCCACGAGCGAGGCGGCCTGCTTGAAGTTCTGAAAGTCGATGTAGAAATCGCCGGACGGGGTGAATGCCAGCGAATGAGAGCCGGTCATGAGCGTGGTTTGTGAGATATACTCATCACCACCAGCCGTGGAACCGACGCGGAGAATGACAGGCCCACGCGCGATCACGATGTTGAGCGCATGGCGAACGCCTGTACTGGACACGGTGACTTGCTGCCTTCGGCGCGCAGAGGCCGTCCCGGATCCGATAAGGGACATATAGCCACCCGTCGCCCAGGCGGATGTTGCGGAACCTCCATCAACATCGGTCCAGCCCGTCAGGTCGCTGGTGAACGTCCCGTTGCTGACCGTCGTGGTCACTGAAGGCCGGGTTACAAGCGCGTCATCCACCCAGACCCGCATCAGTGAGTTCGTTATCTCGATCCGCGCCGTGTCATCGGTGGAGAACACGAAGGGGATCGTGATCGACTGGTTGTTGCTTTTCGTCGCCCCGGTATATTCAAGGCCCGGCCGGAGCATCATCGAACCCAACGCACGAGGCATCCAGTTCGTCTGTTCTTCTGCAGACCATGCCGTACGCTTGAAGTCCGTACGGGCAAGCGCCAGCGGGGAGATAAGGCCCCGGTTGAACGCAAGCAGTTCGACGTTCTGCCTGCCCATCAGTTGCCGCTCCAGAGCGAACGGCGATGGGAGAAGCGCCCCGACCTGGACCCGGCCCATGATCCAACCGGCATGAATGCGGTCGGCTTGTTCATCGCATCGAGCGAGCGGGCGGACTTGAGCGCCGTCGAAAACTTCTTCTCAACGCTTTGCAGCTTGGTTTCGCTCTGCGTCAGGTTCTCGCAAATCTCCGCAGCGAGATAGGCTTCCACAACCTTGGTGAAGCTTTCCGGCCACAGCGAGAGATCAGCGCCATAGTCCGCGCCGTTGGAGACATAGCGGACATAGATCGTGTCGAGATCCGCGTACCAGTATTGCCGCTCATCGGCATATTCCAGCAGCGGTTGCTTGAAATACTCATCGGAGCAGATCGCCGACAGCTTCACCATGTCGGCCGGCTGATCGAACGCCCTGCGATAGCCGAATGAGGGTTCAACCGATGGCGAATAGTCCACCATCGCCGTCCGCATGGCAAAGGTCCATTGGCCGAGCTGGAGGCAATGCTTCACCGCACCTTCGGTCGCGCCATTGTCCCACACCGCGTCGAGCAGCCGGCGCGGCTCCCTGTTCTCAGACAGGGACGCGAGCTTTCTTTCCCCCAACAGCCTTAGCGCGGCGTTATAGAGGGAAAGCTGAGTAGGCATCAGGCCGTGACCGTCCGCTCATAGTCGCGCGCGAACGTCTCCGCATCGACCTTGGTGGCGAAACTGTCCTTCAGGATTTCCCCATCGCTCTTGCGGATGACAGCGTGTTTGCGGTGGGGGCCTTTCCACTGAACCTGCACAAGCGAAGCGTCGTCGTCCGCTGCCGGTGTTTCCAGATCGACCTTGCGAAGGAGCATGACCTTGGCGAAACCAACGCCGGTCTTCAGCACAAGCAGTTCGGCGAAATAGGAACCATCCTCAGACAGCACCTCGATCACATCCATCTGGCGCATTCTGCCCGCCACATGACACCAGAATTCGGGCCGCTGGAGGTCTTCTACCGTGGTTCCGTCATCAACCACCGCAGCATAGCGCGTGCGATAGTGTTCGGCCGCTTGCAGCTTGGCCGGGCTTAGTTTGTGCGTCGCCATGTTTTCTCCGTTTCTTCACA contains the following coding sequences:
- a CDS encoding glycosyl hydrolase family 28-related protein, translating into MPATYTDRLEGLTTSVAIKAPCQAVAIANITLTGEQTVNGVAVVAGDRVLATAQTNNVDNGIWVVGTGTWARAKDFDGTRDAVQGTLVSVFLGGTDSVLYQLTTADPIVIGTTALTFEPATWLSQVAFVTADEISDDTSDLQAITAKLQFLQSGTGAVSRSIQSKLRDGTSAFDFLTSAQIADVEAGTALEDVTTVLQAALDAHKTVYLPNGTYLVSAKLIPQVKSVLIGESENGVILKGNHSGAILEYPINNFDCQIKNLSFAGDDCTGIAVASTAGTLHDYLIRPQIESCHFHYELAYGINADLIFSRLRNCSFGYYGTGTDNNTMVGLRSHAVSTNYTNLNRVECCLFFTGTDTIAAVDLSAGDNWLFDSCDWEQGGIAVKTDNIQQLRFVNCWFEGNTVSTSAGGVVILLQTATTPVVFESCNFVNNTCYAVIGYSSSVTAGVEIKNSTIAKTGSSFCIYDTATTSVNLPTDGSVAFYNNVVAGGSGSDKLVSALEYRGGFTSPRLVIVVDTSGSGTILASNDPGATIFRNGAGDISISASSAMATSTDHVAAIGTWRDGEGEVQVTNTTTVRAIRNDAATDNVVTVVVYGA
- a CDS encoding glycosyl hydrolase 108 family protein produces the protein METAYARRNKDEQEAGAVYERSTIGGKAAYWLGALGTASTDPLSYVPIGGGVTKAATLTGKILGTAAREAAINAGVTLALEPLTQIDAKERGQDRGAGDVAVDMGVAAAFGGLLGAGEAGLTIALSRPKQGRAAVDGLVEAIGPDRLTPDEKAAVQVVTRELDIKEASPFVQTPAGDAAHGARLTTAINALEMDRPVPDFKTPSAAPDFDDIASFVIDDLEGGETRVVDSGGVTRYGISKNANPDVDVENLTRAEALQIYKNRYWQPLGLDRLDGRSATVLFDTAVNHGVGKAKILWERAGRSVEGLIELRRKEYARLSAKPEYAKYTKGWENRLEALEARIDAEPAIRADIIKTADGFSVTPESAGEPVSIPVVQESAFGPVHSDLAGNWTAAVERLKTDQIGEVPAALSHPEIGPIDLVWGEAGTNKSDGFGLAKLTKFHPEVVENLPEIIAGMTVQSESANRIRLESPTHEAAVRLDWDNQQKTWLLTAYEKGKRAGARLEKMTPPLAPDDGLGAKVGQEGSPVREGEPIITESAPEAKADQTITQRDTTEVANIDAEVKSLSGYSEVSSPEARAQTDSVEHDLLGFTDRDGNLAFQIGEEGPLKTLDDVLREAEAEQAAIDAARRCL